A single genomic interval of Camelina sativa cultivar DH55 chromosome 11, Cs, whole genome shotgun sequence harbors:
- the LOC104723813 gene encoding uncharacterized protein LOC104723813: MTTIETDQKTQKSSPSGSAATATATPKQPSASFKRWGRRHPFVRYGLPMISLTVFGALGLGQLLQGSKDIAKVKDDQEWEIIETRKALSRTGPVDAYKPKNTSIEDELKAMQEKVDINAYEYKKIPKLNESQSD; the protein is encoded by the exons ATGACAACAATTGAAACTGATCAGAAAACTCAAAAGTCTTCTCCTTCCGGTTCTGCTGCTACTGCTACTGCTACTCCCAAGCAGCCATCAGCATCGTTTAAAAGGTGGGGAAGGAGACACCCATTTGTAAGATATGGACTTCCGATGATATCTCTTACTGTATTTGGAGCCCTCGGACTCGGCCAGCTCCTTCAAGGCAG TAAGGATATCGCAAAGGTAAAAGATGACCAAGAATGGGAGATTATAGAGACAAGAAAGGCGCTTTCGAGAACAGGACCTGTTGATGCTTAtaaacctaaaaacacatcCATCGAAGATGAGCTTaag GCTATGCAAGAGAAGGTGGACATTAACGCGTATGAGTACAAGAAAATTCCAAAACTAAACGAAAGCCAGTCGGATTAA
- the LOC104723811 gene encoding LOW QUALITY PROTEIN: kinesin-like protein KIN-12A (The sequence of the model RefSeq protein was modified relative to this genomic sequence to represent the inferred CDS: substituted 2 bases at 2 genomic stop codons) has protein sequence MKKHSMLPRNAILRDGGEPHSPKNSSMSKSKPPRPRKLKSAKENAPPLDQNSSTPDHRSMKLKSPLPPRLSPSNPLKRKLSAEATAETGFSDSGVKVIVRMKPLTKGEEGDMIVQKISKDSLTISGNTFTFDSIADPKSTQEKMFQLVGASLVENCLSGFNSSVFAYGQTGSGKTYTMWGPANGLLEEHLSGDQRGLTPRVFERLFARIKEEQVKHAEKQLNYQCRCSLLEIYNEQITDLLDPSQKNYQIREDVKSGVYVENLTEEYVKNLTDVSKLLIKGLGNRRTAATSVNVESSRSHCVFTCVVESRCKSADGLSSFKTSRIKLVDLAGSERQKLTAAEGERLKEAGNINRSLFQLGDLINILAAISQTGKPRHIPYRDSRLTFLLQESLGGNAKLAMVCAISPSQSCRSETFSTLRFAQRAKAIQNKAVVNEVMXDDVNFLHGVISQLKDELQRMKDDKNNPTNPNVAYSSAWNARRSLNLLRSFGLGYPRSLPHEDNDGDIEMEIDAAVVERLCVEVGLQASPASEGINTEMNSVKSIHSSDGKSIEKRLTEDTDVAMEDTCCHSGNYEPETVDNVRTDIEIDITADQIKTPLQAVDHDSDIQLLSVKDALRSSLKETEDMPSCPHLVQEDASANVLIADGLVNSSSPSLCIEPFGVPPVLKSPTLSVSPTIRNSRKSLKTSEMSIASQKDTEGDELVTEAVDPSSSTSKKRINCSSSLSTTQKRKVIPVRTEHXTASLHKRIEHLEAYCQSTAQRRSTFRFSIKAPNSKPSTFISTTDVGVQTFLEADAMSDENTKEFLCSKCKCREEFDAQQMRDMPNLQLVPVENSEVTENPKSQVPKAEEKVLAGSIRREMALEEFCTKQSSEISQLNRLVQQYKHERECNAIIGQTREDKIIRLESLMDGVLSKEDFLDEEFSALLHEHKLLKGMYQNHPEVLQTRIELERAQEEVESFRNFYGDMGEREVLLEEIQDLKMHLQCYIDPSLTSRKKCSLLKLSTQAPPVNAIPESQDMSLEKTLEQERPRWTEAETKWISLAEELRIELDATKVLMNKQKHELEIEKRCARELKEAMQMAMQGHAQMLEQYADLEEKHMQLLARHIRIQEGIDDVKKAAAKAGVREAESRFINALAAEILALKVEREKERQYLRDENKSLQTQLRDTAEAVQAAGELLVRLKEAEEGLTVAQKRAMDAEHKAAEAYKQIDELKRKHEDEINTLNQLVPQSQIHNECPTKCDQVVEPSANESEQQWRDEFEPLYKKETEFSNLIEPSWFSGYDRCNI, from the exons ATGAAGAAGCACTCCATGTTACCAAGAAACGCCATCTTACGGGATGGCGGAGAACCGCACTCGCCAAAAAACTCTAGTATGTCCAAATCGAAGCCTCCACGTCCACGCAAATTAAAATCCGCCAAAGAAAATGCTCCTCCTCTCGATCAGAACTCGTCGACACCTGACCATAGGTCGATGAAACTGAAGAGTCCTTTGCCACCTCGACTGTCGCCGTCTAATCCTCTCAAACGGAAACTCAGTGCAGAAGCTACGGCGGAGACTGGGTTTTCAGACTCCGGTGTCAAG GTTATAGTCAGAATGAAGCCTCTAACCAAAGGTGAAGAAGGGGATATGATAGTACAAAAGATCTCCAAAGATTCCCTCACAATTAGTGGGAATACTTTCACATTCGACTCAATTGCTGATCCAAAGTCGACACAG gAAAAGATGTTTCAGCTTGTGGGAGCCTCTCTTGTTGAAAATTGTCTATCTGGATTTAACAGTTCTGTATTTGCCTATGGACag ACTGGTAGCGGGAAAACATATACCATGTGGGGTCCTGCGAATGGATTGCTGGAGGAGCACCTCAGCGGTGACCAAAGAGGTTTGACCCCACGTGTCTTTGAACGTTTGTTTGCCCGAATCAAAGAG GAACAAGTCAAGCATGCTGAAAAGCAACTCAATTACCAGTGTCGTTGTTCATTACTCGAG ATTTACAACGAGCAAATAACAGACCTACTAGATCCGAGCCAGAAAAACT ACCAGATTAGAGAAGATGTCAAGTCAGGTGTTTATGTTGAAAATCTGACTGAGGAATACGTGAAAAACTTGACAGACGTGTCAAAGCTTCTGATCAAG GGTTTGGGAAATCGACGGACTGCTGCAACGAGTGTAAATGTAGAGAGTTCAAGATCACATTGCGTATTTACTTGTGTTGTTGAATCTCGTTGCAAG AGTGCAGATGGGCTAAGCAGCTTTAAGACAAGCCGAATAAAACTTGTTGATCTGGCTGGTTCTGAGCGACAAAAATTAACTGCCGCAGAAGGAGAACGCCTGAAGGAAGCTGGAAATATCAATCGATCGCTCTTTCAGCTTGG GGACTTGATTAACATCCTCGCAGCGATTTCTCAAACAGGGAAGCCAAGGCATATACCGTATAGAGATTCAAGATTAACATTTTTGTTGCAAGAGTCTCTTGGTGGAAATGCAAAGTTAGCAATGGTTTGTGCAATTTCTCCTTCACAAAG TTGCAGGAGCGAAACCTTCAGCACCTTGAGATTTGCTCAGCGTGCGAAGGCAATACAGAATAAGGCTGTTGTCAATGAAGTGATGTAGGATGATGTAAATTTCTTGCATGGAGTGATAAGCCAGCTGAAG GATGAACTACAAAGAATGAAGGATGATAAAAATAATCCAACCAACCCAAATGTAGCTTATTCCAGTGCTTGGAATGCACGTAGAAGTTTGAATTTATTAAGAAGCTTTGGTCTGGGTTATCCAAGGTCCTTACCTCATGAAGATAATGATGGAGATATTGAGATGGAAATTGATGCTGCTGTTGTTGAAAGACTTTGTGTTGAAGTGGGTTTGCAAGCATCTCCCGCTTCCGAGGGGATCAATACTGAAATGAACAGCGTAAAGAGTATACATTCGTCTGATGGGAAATCCATAGAAAAGCGGCTTACTGAGGACACAGATGTTGCCATGGAGGATACTTGTTGCCATTCAGGGAACTATGAACCAGAGACAGTGGATAATGTGAGAACTGACATAGAGATCGACATCACAGCAGATCAGATTAAGACCCCCTTGCAAGCTGTGGATCATGACTCTGATATTCAGCTTCTTTCAGTCAAGGATGCTCTTCGTTCTTCACTGAAAGAGACGGAGGATATGCCATCATGCCCTCACTTGGTTCAAGAAGATGCGTCTGCAAATGTATTAATAGCTGATGGATTAGTAAATTCTTCATCTCCTAGTCTTTGTATAGAACCATTTGGCGTGCCTCCTGTATTAAAATCTCCCACACTAAGTGTGTCTCCCACTATTAGAAATAGCAGGAAAAGCTTGAAGACATCAGAAATGTCAATAGCATCTCAGAAGGATACTGAAGGAGACGAACTAGTTACGGAAGCTGTGGACCCATCTTCGTCTACATCCAAAAAGAGAATTAACTGTTCTAGTTCTTTGTCAACtacacaaaagagaaaagttatTCCAGTACGGACTGAGCATTAGACAGCTAGCCTCCACAAAAGAATCGAACATCTTGAGGCATATTGCCAGAGTACAGCTCAAAGACGATCGACTTTCAGGTTTTCCATCAAAGCTCCAAATAGTAAGCCTTCAACCTTTATTAGTACGACTGATGTGGGTGTGCAAACCTTTCTCGAAGCTGATGCAATGTCAGACGAGAATACAAAAGAATTTCTGTGTAGTAAATGCAAATGCAGAGAAGAATTTGATGCCCAACAAATGCGTGACATGCCAAATCTTCAGTTAGTACCTGTTGAAAACTCGGAAGTGACAGAAAATCCCAAGAGCCAAGTTCCCAAA GCAGAGGAAAAGGTTCTAGCAGGATCTATCAGGAGGGAAATGGCTCTAGAAGAGTTCTGCACTAAACAATCCTCTGAGATATCCCAACTTAACCGACT TGTACAACAATACAAACATGAGAGGGAGTGCAATGCCATCATAGGACAAACAAGGGAAGACAAGATTATTCGCCTGGAAAGTCTAATGGATGGTGTATTATCTAAGGAGGATTTTCTAGATGAAGAATTTTCAGCTCTCTTGCATGAACATAAG CTGCTAAAGGGCATGTATCAGAATCACCCTGAAGTGCTGCAGACTAGGATAGAGTTGGAAAGAGCGCAAGAAGAGGTTGAGAGTTTCAGGAACTTTTACGGTGATATGGGAGAAAGAGAAGTGTTGTTGGAAGAGATTCAGGATTTAAAGATGCATCTACAATGTTACATTGACCCGTCTCTTACATCACGCAAAAAGTGTTCCCTGCTTAAGCTTTCAACCCAAGCTCCCCCAGTGAACGCTATCCCTGAATCACAGGACATGAGTCTTGAGAAGACATTAGAACAGGAAAGACCTCGTTGGACTGAGGCAGAGACCAAATGGATTTCTCTCGCCGAGGAATTAAGAATAGAGCTTGACGCCACCAAGGTGCTTATGAATAAGCAGAAACATGAACTTGAAATTGAGAAAAGATGTGCGAGAGAGTTGAAAGAAGCAATGCAGATGGCCATGCAAGGGCATGCACAGATGCTGGAACAATATGCAGACCTAGAAGAGAAGCATATGCAATTGCTTGCAAGACATATACGGATTCAAGAAGGAATAGATGATGTTAAAAAGGCAGCTGCAAAAGCCGGAGTCAGAGAAGCAGAGTCCAGATTCATAAATGCACTTGCAGCAGAAATTTTGGCCTTAAaagtagaaagagagaaggagagacaATACTTGAGGGATGAGAACAAAAGTCTCCAGACACAACTAAGAGATACAGCTGAAGCCGTACAAGCAGCTGGAGAGTTACTTGTTCGGCttaaagaagctgaagaaggatTGACAGTTGC ACAGAAGCGAGCGATGGATGCAGAACACAAAGCTGCAGAAGCATATAAACAGATTGACGAGCTGAAGAGGAAACATGAAGACGAAATCAACACTCTTAACCAACTTGTCCCACAATCTCAAATCCACAATGAATGCCCTACCAAATGTGATCAAGTCGTGGAACCATCGGCAAATGAAAGTGAGCAGCAATGGAGAGATGAGTTTGAGCCActttacaaaaaagaaaccgAGTTTTCAAATCTTATTGAGCCCTCTTGGTTTTCGGGTTACGATAGGTGCaacatataa
- the LOC104723812 gene encoding actin-related protein 2/3 complex subunit 4: MANSLRLYLACIKNTLEAAMCLQNFPCQEVERHNKPEVELKTSPELLLNPVLICRNEAEKCLIETSINSLRISLKVKQADELENILTKKFLRFLSMRAEAFQVLRRKPVQGYDISFLITNYHCEEMQKQKLIDFIIQFMEDIEKEIRDLKESVNTRGRLVATEFLKQFM, translated from the exons ATG GCAAACTCATTACGGCTGTATCTAGCATGCATAAAAAATACACTCGAGGCTGCCATGTGCTTACAG AACTTTCCTTGTCAAGAAGTTGAAAGGCATAATAAACCAGAGGTTGAACTAAA GACAAGCCCAGAACTTTTGCTAAATCCT GTTTTAATATGCCGTAATGAGGCTGAAAAGTGTTTAATAGAAACATCTATAAATTCACTCCGGATAAGCCTCAAG GTCAAACAAGCGGATGAACTTGAAAACATACTAACCAAAAAGTTCCTTAGATTTTTGTCCATGAGGGCAGAAGCTTTTCAAGTACTGAGGAGGAAGCCAGTGCAG GGGTATGACATTAGCTTTCTTATAACAAATTACCACTGCGAAGAGATGCAGAAACAGAAGCTTATTGATTTCATTATTCAGTTTATGGAG GATATAGAGAAAGAAATAAGGGACTTGAAGGAGTCAGTGAACACCAGAGGAAGACTCGTTGCTACAGAGTTTTTGAAACAGTTCATGTAA